From the Planktothricoides raciborskii GIHE-MW2 genome, the window GGCAGGGCTGTTAAAGTATAGAGGATATTTTCCCCACCCAACATCACCGTTTCTAAATTAGTTTTGGTAATCGCCGCATCCCTGCCTTCATCCAAAGTTAAGGCTTGATTTGTCACCAAATTTAGGGGAATATTTGCCCCACCGATATTAATATTAAATGTTTGAGGAACTAATTCACCCCCTTGCCCATCGCTGACCGTAAAGGAAAAGCGATCGCTAGGTTTTTCTAATTTAGTCAGTTCATAAGTCAATTTATTGCTATCAATATCCGCTTGGGTAAAGGTTTTGCCCACAGTTAACTCAGTTTCCCCTAATTTGAAAGTCCCAATAGTCGGTGACTCAGTGAGGGTATAAGTTAATTCTGCCGCTGACTGTTCCACATCCATCACTTGCAATTGGGCTTTGGTAATTGGCTGAGGCTTTTTCAATTCCGGTGACAGGTTTATTCCCGAATTAATGGCGATAAAAGGGGCATCATTCACCGGCAAAACCGTCACTTTTACCTCAGCGGTGGTGCTGTAAGTGCCACCATCAAAAACTTGATAACTGAATTGGTCATCTCCATTAAAATTTGGCTTCGGAGTATAAACAATTTCCCCAGTTTCTCGCTTTAGTTGAACCGTGCCATTAGTGGGTTTATTAATCAATCTTAAAGTATCGGATCTGAGCTTGTCTACATCCCCTAAAGCCACAGCTAAACTTGCCGCATTACCCAGGTTTTGACCACTATCAGTAAATTTACCACTGCCATCATTTAACCAAACTTTATTCGGTTGTAATTTATTGGCCAAAAAAGCATCTACATCTTGGTCATTATCTAAATCTCCCAAAGCCACCGATTGAGTTAATGAATTACCTAGTTTTTGCTGAGTATTGGTGTACTTTCCCGACCCATCATTCAGCCAAACTTCTGAGGGTTGTCCGGCATTACCGACAAATACATCCAGATGTTTATCTCCATTTAAATCCCCCAAAGCTACCGCAACCGTCACCGCATTTCCCAAGGCTTGTTGGCTATCAATAAAAACGCCCCCACCTTGGTTCAGCCAAACTTGGTTTGGTTGTCCGGCATTGCCAATAAATGCATCAATATTATTGTCACCATTTAAGTCTCCCAGGGCTACGGCTTTGGTAAAAGAATTGCCCAAAGTTTGACCACTATCGGTAAATATTCCACTGCCATTATTTAGCCAGATTCGATTCGGTTGACCAGCATTTCCTTCAAACACATCTAATGTCTGATTGCCATCCAAATCCGCAAGAGCGATCGCGGTAGTAAAAAAGTTGCCCAAACTCTGCCCAGAATCCGTAAATTTTCCTGTGCCATCATTCAGCCAAACCTTATTTCCTTGACGATTATTGCCTTCAAATAAATCTAAATCTTCGTCTCCATCTAAATCCCCTAATGCAACAGCGGTCGTCAAAGAATTGCCCAAACTTTGACCACTATCGGTATAAACCCCTGTGCCATCATTTAGCCAAACCGTATTTGCTTTACCATAATTGCCGACCAAAGCATCCAAATCCCCATCTTTATCTAAATCACCCAAGGCGATCGCGCTACTAAAAGAACTGCCCAACTTGCCCGCATTAGTCAGAATTCCTTTGCCATTATTTTGCCATAAAAAATTAGTACCATCATTGCCAATAATTACATCTAAATCTCCAAAATCATTTTTGAGCAGTTCAATAACTGTGGAAGTATTTTCATTAATAATAATTGTATCATTTGCGGCATCAGGTTCTCGCTTTTGCCCAACATTTATCTCTGGGGATATCTCTGGCAAAGGTGAATCAGCCATTGCCAGGGCAGGGGAAGCCGGAGAGAAGCGAGAGGA encodes:
- a CDS encoding cadherin-like domain-containing protein, translated to MMNLIDFQAATENLLANSLGEVFSLATPDLFTPLSSRFSPASPALAMADSPLPEISPEINVGQKREPDAANDTIIINENTSTVIELLKNDFGDLDVIIGNDGTNFLWQNNGKGILTNAGKLGSSFSSAIALGDLDKDGDLDALVGNYGKANTVWLNDGTGVYTDSGQSLGNSLTTAVALGDLDGDEDLDLFEGNNRQGNKVWLNDGTGKFTDSGQSLGNFFTTAIALADLDGNQTLDVFEGNAGQPNRIWLNNGSGIFTDSGQTLGNSFTKAVALGDLNGDNNIDAFIGNAGQPNQVWLNQGGGVFIDSQQALGNAVTVAVALGDLNGDKHLDVFVGNAGQPSEVWLNDGSGKYTNTQQKLGNSLTQSVALGDLDNDQDVDAFLANKLQPNKVWLNDGSGKFTDSGQNLGNAASLAVALGDVDKLRSDTLRLINKPTNGTVQLKRETGEIVYTPKPNFNGDDQFSYQVFDGGTYSTTAEVKVTVLPVNDAPFIAINSGINLSPELKKPQPITKAQLQVMDVEQSAAELTYTLTESPTIGTFKLGETELTVGKTFTQADIDSNKLTYELTKLEKPSDRFSFTVSDGQGGELVPQTFNINIGGANIPLNLVTNQALTLDEGRDAAITKTNLETVMLGGENILYTLTALPKAGKLNKNGTELKLGDKFTQEEINSNTITYKHDGSKTVTDIFSFTATAPGIPAITGSFNIAVVPLDNNENINVGFSVKAGETAAIKTANLPGIQPQNNPENNPVVYTLTSLPENGTLLVNGTPLGLGNTLTQTQINNNEINYLHNGTETTSDRFTVTIFDTKGNSITTEFNITVNPVNNPPGLEINNGMTIKPGAIAIIGEGALFSQTTEKAEIRYILTNTPTSGTLKLAENPLSPGMVFTPADLAANRLTYQQELRDAKSDVFTFNVVDTQGGETPGTFNITITPTNESPTMMTLRQLTLRKPGKPAVINQSYLQAIDPNNDPFTYTLVSVPASGTLLLNGTPLKIGSSFTQDQVNNHQLIYQNTNGSVKKDLFSFTVADTFGGKLNNQVFNIAIA